From the Manihot esculenta cultivar AM560-2 chromosome 14, M.esculenta_v8, whole genome shotgun sequence genome, the window GCTGAACCCCACTCAAAGTCTCGGAGTTCATTATTGCATTTGCAACAATAATGACTGTTGAAGGGGAGGTTGCATTCACCTAAATTAATAAGAAATTCAAACCAAAAAAGGGTTCTATTAAAAATGGATGCaacaaagaaaaatatttaagtacGGTTTGAAGTTGGCGCTTTTGACATAAAAGTCAAATCAGtcagagagaaaaaagaaagaaaacaacaatggctGCACATACAATGTCCTAAGGTCACATTTTACATAGCCTAAAATGAAGTATAATGCTAAAAGAGATAAATGATGACTAGAGCAAAGAATAGGGAGAGAATGGGGCAGATAAAGAGAGATTGAAAATAAACTACAGTACTGAACATAGAAACATACCCAAACGCGGCCATTTAAGCCAACTGCTATCTCAAAGGATAGCTTATTGCCAAGAGCCTCAAGAACCGGGCACGTTGGTGAGCTCAACAgcctaaaaaataaatgaatggtCAACAcaacaaaaaataaagatattgcCTTCACAATCTTGTTTGTAGCAAAAATGCTACGCCAGGGTTTTCTCTTAAAAGTTAAACTGGGTAAAAGATGCCTCACATTCTTGATAGACCAGTTGAACATTCAAACATATAGCCATCTTTGAGAGCACCGAATTCTGCTGCTTTCCCACTGgctataaatcaaataaaattcagAGACATTAATAGTCTTTAATGTTAAATAGCACAAACAGCAAGTTATACAAAATACAAACAATGCATGTAAAGTAACTGACCATCAGTGCATGACAATTCCGGATTCATCCCAGGGTTTGCCTTCACAACCCGAACATAAAGTAAAGTACCTCCCTGTACCAAGAAACGTTAACTGAAAATACATTAGAGAAATTCAGTACAAATAACAAAAGGTGAAAGGTGCAGACTCCTTCAATTCAGCTTAATGTGTTAAGAGACTCTGTTTCATGTGATTTATGAATGCATGGAGAAATAATTGAGGAAATGCATTATGCCTAAAGACTGGTATTAGTGAACTTGCACAATATTTGATTTTTGAGATTGAATCCTTTTAATCTATATAAGATGCACTTCATAGGATATATGTTTCGGGAAGTTCATGTTTCATAGTTCACCAATGAAATTTTGCTAAAAATTAAGTTCTACTATGCCAAGCAGAACTCACCATTGCAATCCATGATATTGAAATGAGACATGATTATCAAATGATCTTTAGATTTCAAGTTTGAAAAATCTCATCatacaacaaaaacaaaatagaaGATAGAGTATATTATCGTTTTAACTAATGCAGGTATAGCACTCTACATAGTATGCACCTCAAATTTCGGTATATTTCTCCTTGTGCCTCCTTCAAATGCAAGCACAGGCAAAAATGCCAGGGCAGGCCCTTTTATGTCTACAAGAAAGTTCtgcaaattaaaagaaaaagggtAACAAGAATGTGTTAAAACATGAGTATCAACACATCAAGTATTCAAATGTCAACTGAAATGCAAAATTTATGTAAATACCGGCATTAAAATATAGACAACTAGTATGAGGCCACGATAGAACACACAGAATGGGCATTCAACACAACAGGAAGAAGggggtggggggggggggggtgggggAAGGTTGAGAAACCAAAGATGTTTCTTAAAATAACTTCTCACACAAGCATTTTGGACAGACTTAGCCCACAATATGTCAACCTTTTGGAACCAGTTCAACAATGGACAAGCAATAAAATGGCAAAATTAAGGGCCATTATCCATTATGAAGTATATGGAAATGCACTAAAGATTAATCTTAGATAAATGATATTCAAATTGGAAATAACTCGAGAATAGAAAGAACTGCATAGAAGTAATTTAATGGGAGGAATTCTGGCATCTAGATAAAGCAGGTTATATGAGATTATTGGCTGTTCAAATGGTTTAAGTTCATTGTATTCTTGTTAAGATAGTTTAAGGATTGCTTCAGGATTTCTTCGAagtattttatcaaattttattcaaattcaaaGGCAGTTCTATCTTATGCAAGTAAAGGAAAGTCCAATTATAAGGCAAATATAATCAATGTCTATTTCAAGGCAGATATAATCATCTGAATCATAAACTAACTCAGTTACAAGTTACCAAAGTTGTAAGCATGCAAAAGCTTGTCAATGACAAAATTTATGATGATTTTCCTTTTTGAATACAACTAGCACCAAGGAATTAACACAACCAAAATCCATAACATAGACAATACTGAGTTGCTTACTTCTGCTTTGGAGTCTACCACTATACCCAGAACAGTGTCCTCCACACAAGGCAAGTACTGAACCATTATAAGCAAGAGAGCGCCATGTTAGATTAATAAGCATTAAGTACCATGCAAAGCAATGAGAAAAGCAAATCATACAAATTCCCCATATAAaggaaaattatagaaaaaacaGTAATGCTTAAATTTGTGACAGCAGAGCTTGGACAATATTCAAACAATATACTTGTGTTGTGAGTTGCTATATTGAAGAATTCTGTGGTTTATGATCGACAAAACTGTGAGTCAACTCCTATAATTTTACGAGTTAAATTCATGTGAACAATTTAACATGCATGGAAAATCACATTCATGTGCAATCAGGATAAAATCGCTGGTTAACACAGTAAAATCAAAGAAACCACAATTGATTTCAACGAGTTAAAAATCATTTCCAATTTACCACTTCAAACTTAGGCTGGGCTAATTGATGGATTTAGATATGAAGAAATCcagcaaaataaataaataaagtgtaGCTCTGTCACATAACACGCTaataagagagagagagcagcATATTTAGGCTTCATAAATCATGCAGAGGGAGTAGCACTTAACCCTTTTCTGGGAGCTTTCCACCCAGTATTTGTTTGGCTTTGAGAACCTCAATTTCCCAGCTTTCATGACAGAGATAGCATCAGATTCCTAGAAAATACCCAAAAGAAGATCAGTTTCCCCTCATCAAACTGGAACACAGAGACATTTCCTATTTAATTAACTACACAAATTATACATGTAGCAAAGCTCCAATGGATTAAGAACAGAATATAATGATAAAACCAAAGCTAATAGGCAACTAGGCCAGCTACAACTCACATGTTTGGAAAATGAGAAATTTTCCCCCTTTAAAATCAAAGGGCATAATCCACATTGTGCCCTAGCAATTGCACACCATAATCCTAATTCAGTGTGTATCTAGACAGAAATACGTAATGCCAAGATAcaaaaatgaaagagaaaattaTATGGACTTCAACAAACAAAATCATAAGGACCCTGACCATCCAGTATCAGCCCCCAAAAATGATCCCTTGTTTTAAGGGGAAAGGAAATGAGAACGAAAACATAAATTCACCAAAGTACCAAAAAACTATACAGAAACAACCCAAAACTTAAAACCCTAAAGAGAAAGACCTGACGGAGGCCGCCACCAAGCTTGATAGTCTGGTTAGTCATGGTAGAGAGATCAATAACAACATCTCCTGGCACCTAAACACAAAATTTACAGAactaagcaaaaaaaaaaaaaaaagaaattacaaaaacaaaaaattaacaGAAACCAATCAGAATAATAGAGAAGCAAAGATAAACTCACTACTATTTGATCAACAAAGCTCATGGGTGAAGTGGAGGGTTTATCTTCCATTCTTATATACTGGTATTGGACGTAAACAGCGGCTAGAGCTTGCCCTGTGCACGGTGCACGCACTCACTGAATTAGGAGGGAATTTGGAGACGGATAAGTGCGAATATATATAAGGGTATGCCTGAAATTCCAGTAAACGGATGAGGGTACTTTTGTCCCTCAAAAGAATTTGTAAAAATGCGAGAAAAGGGAAGAACGCGTTTGACATAGTTGATACCGGAAGACAACGGAAACTGTACAATCGCTCTATGGTCTGTCCGACCGACTAAGGATGTCAGCCCAATGCAGTTAGCTTTTTACAGCCCCAACTATGCACTGAAAATGGTCCGAAAAAGTTCAATTCTTGTAGTTTTTTAATGGATAACTTGCAGTTTCatcctgaattttaaaaaaattaataaaatgccctatttatttttaaaattaaattcttaaattctttataatataatcgTCCAACAAGGATAAAGTCGTTTCATCCTTTTTATATAAGTTTTATATAATAAGTGATTTAAgtgttttataaataattaataaagaataaaagtatttataattaattgaattattttataattctatcTGCATTTAAGGAAAGATTTTTTACATCTTAAAATGGTATGGGGCAACAAAGTCATTTTCCATAACTTAATGactgttttttttatattattttttttttaaattcagaaataaaaatataatttattttttaaaatagtttaaaaCATGTTTGGTATTATTGTTAGAGTTGTTGTTGAGAAATaactttcttaaaaatattatttaaaaaatattaaataaaatttaaacgtaatcgtatttaaatttatatttttttaaaatatatttttatattttctaaactCAATGTCAGACAGACTCATTATGAACAAATCACAACCTAGTATTCTCATGTATTCCCCTTGACTTGCATTTCAGTTGCAGAACTTTGCAAGGAGGCTCATTGGGACTAATTGGAggagttaatatatatatatagccttttatcaataaaataatgatCCCTTTCCTCGTCAATGGGAAGAATTTAAGATTGTAGAACCTTTAGCTTTGAAAAGCATGTTTCGTGCTTCTAGAATTTGTATGTAGTTTAACTAAAATTTGTAGGAAGATGTGGGGAGAGATGTTGATATTCATCAGTACAAGTTCCTTGTCGGTGGATAAATTGAGTGAATGAGTAAATACATTAAAgcggtgagcattcggtcagttcggttcaaaattgaatcgaactgaataaatcgaaaactgaaattttagtgtttataaaaatcgaatcgaactgattttagtcagaaaccgaatcgaaccgaaccggtttgattcggttcgatttgatcgatttcgatttttaataatttttttatttttacactttatttttaatattttaaaatttaattaaaatattttaatttagtatgatttgatttctctatattattgaaaaaacatattattatcattaatcggttcggttcggttttttcggttttttctgatcaaaaccgaaccgaattgaaataatcgaaatttttaaaattaaaaatcaaaccgaatcgaaatgtataaaaaatcaaattaaatttttaaatcaattcggttcgattaattttttcgatttgaaccgaatactgttcGGAGAGATTTTAGTATAAATCTATAAATGATGCGTATACATCAAGATAATGGATTCTGTGATGGGCATTAATGAATGCACTTGTAACTAAGAAATGGGTAAAAactgaaaagaaaggaagactATCATTTTCCATAGTCTCTCTCTCCAAAAATAACTCACAATCATCTGTGTGGACCTGAAAGAGGTTGGTATGGCACCAGAATCCAGGTACTGTTAACACTAGTTCACATGTTGCTCAATATCAGTCCCTACCTCCTGCTGCTGCCTGCTGCTTGCCCCCCAGTGTTTCACGCACCATTTATTTCAACACTGCAATGCCACATGAACCACTAATTAATTGCCCTGCATTTCTCTCTATACATCATCACAATTCTCTCTTAATTACAATAATTACTCTTTTAAGTTACTTTCACATAAATTGAAGAAGTTTTGTGCTGATTAAGTTActtttacaaaaataaataattaaatattcacaaacaagcaaaaaaaggaaaaaaaaaaaactgacagCTGTGGGATTTGAACCCACGCCCTTTCGGACCAGAGCCTAAATCTGGCGCCTTAGACCACTCGGCCAAACTGTCTTTTGCTTACCAAAGcctagtaaaatattttttacatcaCTAGTTATTTACCATTTCACTGATTCAGACTAGATACGAGGTAATGAACCTCCTGTGTTAGCTTCCGATTTTCCCAATCAAACTCTTCGCATACTCCATAaagttttttctcttttttctttttcttttttttttaaccaaaaGACAAGCGGAGGCAAGGGAATTCATCCCAGAAAGCCTGAGTTCAATAGACAGGCCTCAGCCAATTGCACTAGGTAGTGCCAGGCCTATAAAGTTAAATTGGATGCTTCAAGTCACGCAAACATCACTAGTTGAAGACTGCGAGCTGGGCTCAATTGATCAATTCTCACTCAATATAATCTTCATTGCTTTTTTCCAGATTGGATAGAACAACAGAACAAGTATACAATCAAAGCATCAATGAAAGGAACTGCTTTTGTTCCAATATATTTGATGCAGAAGGATTACATAAAAAAAGAAGATTACAAAAGGCTACACATAGGCTCCTAATCATAATTGAACATTCAAACCTACACAAGAAAAAGAATTATCAATTATGGTACACTTAGCATCACACATAATTGACACTAGAGATTACTAGGCTTTTACAGAAGCAGAACCATGGCCAGCCATACATTTCGGGAAGCATCGCAGAATAATTTGTTCCGATGAAGGTTTGTAATTTGAGAAAAATTGTGGATCCTGTTCAACGGACTCTGAATATCTTTCCAAAATTGAAACTATCTCATCAAAATGCGGTCGTTTATCTGGATTGCTTGACCAGCATCTATTGATGAGATGGCTAAACGCCACCGGACATGTAGGGGGTAAAGGTGGTCGCGCATTCTGCACAAAACTCAGGAAGATATCAGATGTTAGAATGAAATGAACTCTTGGCACAAAATATTTTTCAGGGTTAAAGCAAGGCATTATCTTTTAAGAATGATCCAATGCACATAAAGAACCCAGCAATGGTTGAGAAAAAGGAGTATTTTTCCTCTTTCGGCAGCTTGCCTAACCACATTTGCTTCACCAGACAGAATGTAAAAATGACACATCATTTCCTAATCATCTATTTATTACAAACAAGAAATTGATATGAGCAACTCTTCAGTGTATGAATGTCACTTGCATGCTTATGCACACCGGCATGTGGATGAGTAGGAACTAGGCAGTAAGATATGCCATATGCATCGATATATGTTCGACAACATAGTGAATGCTTTCGGACTTTCAAACAAGTGCAGATTATCAGAAGAATCTAGACTATTACATACTTCAGTTTTCAAGGAGATGTAGTTTACAAATGAGAATGACCAAGACAGTGGGGCCGCACATGTGATGGCCACAACACAGATATGGGCACATCTGAGTAGTTTGTGCTCGCACTGCTCAAGCACGTGATGAAGATACAGTTCACTAATCATTGAAGAAGCTGTGATCATTGCAAAGATTTGCTTGCATTTATATCAATAATTGTTACCAGCATGTGTGTCCTCTACTGCTAAACTGCTTAAGATAGCATTTGGTTCGCCGCTAAAAAGCATAATATTTTGTTGCTTTTTTACTTTTTGAAAAAAACAAATACACCAAACTGTACCTAGATCTTCATGCAACAAATAGCAACCAAATTGAACACCTTTTGATGTAGGAGATCTTAGAGATATTAGAACAGCttattttaaggaaaaaaagatAATAGGAATAATAGTTTATTTAGTTAGTAATTTTATTTGGTTTGTAATTCCTAATTACAATTGTAACCATAAAGAAACATTACAAAACTGTAAAATTGTTATATACGAAAAATCTAGAGCATTTCCCAGGACAAATCTACTGTCAGCTATGTGACAGTTTAGGTGCCATCATGGCCTGATAATGACAAATCTTGTTCTTATGAACTATTAGTACTATGACACTGATAGGATACTTATCTCTGATGAGTAAAAAAAAACCTTATCTCTCGGATGAGTGACGACCTCTCTAACACGATATTTCCCACAGTGCATACCAATAATCAGCCTACTCTGCACATGAtctgtttaatttaaaacttgagTGACAATGCTTTGACATGCCAGATCTATGATCATCATAACAGCCTAGAATCTTAATACACCATCAACTCTGCAAACCGTGGTCTCTATCTGTATAATACTGAATGCATTAGCTAGATCAAAATGATATGGCCCACCAAAGATCTCCATGCAGatagtctttttttttataaaaaaaaaagaaaaaactgccTAGTATTACTAGTAACCTATATATGTTCACTAGCATATAGAACCTGATTAATACCCTAAAAACATctaaaagttaagaaacaaaaaATCTCAAAAGAATAAAACTCACATAAACAATCATTAGACCTTCAGAACTAAATCCCACAAGTCTGTCATATGTTCTTCATCTATGATCAACTGAAACCATCGACACTAATTTTTTTCATTCACATACACTTTATTAAGAATACTATTAACAGATATACTTTCTCCTAGTTGTCCTCAAAAACGTTTCAAACTCGAAAAGAAGGTTATAAGATTCTCCAAGTAATTAAATGGGAAGAAATACGCAGAAGTTGTCAATAAAACTACACAAATAAAAGTTTTTAGATACCAAGAAGTTCATTTGgaaatttatgttaatttttgCCATGTAACCTATTTGTATGAAACTTCAATTTGTAGAAATTTAGAAATTCTTCTGAACAAAAAAAGGTTCAAAATCAGTATATGACAATTTCATCGTTCAAAATCTCCTTCAGTAAAAGACAAACTCATTATTGCACCAACCATCAATTACCCAGCAAGCTAGACTTGTTCCTTTATattctgaattttaatttttctcccCTCCAGATTTTGATTAATCATGTAATTAGTAAATGCAGTCCAGAAGAGATTTCAATGAAGAATGAATAAGGAAATATTGCAGACTCTTCTGATGTGCATGCATAAATAGACTTGAGGTTCAATGCATAAaactgaaaaggaaaaaaatcatCACAGAAACTAATCACCAGCATTTACCTTTTGGCAGACTGCAAATGCAGCTTGTTCCGGGGTCATGTTGTCAAATGGTGTCAATGCAGTTAAAAGCTCCCAAAGCACTATGCCAAAACTATAAACGTCAACCTTCTTCGTGTGATGTTTCTCTTTGATCATTTCAGGAGCCATCCAACGGTATGTCCCTGTAAATCCCTTTGCACTACCACACTGAGATTCCAGGCATGAGATACCAAAATCAGCTACTTTAACACACATATCTTCTCCGAGTATTAAATTTTCTGATTTGAGATCCCTATGAAGTACCCCTTGGGAATGAAGATATTGCATCCCCCGTGCAATGTCAAGAGCTAATTTCAGAACTACGTTCAGTGGAACTGAATACGGCTCTTGCTGGTGGAGATATTTTCTCAATGAGCCTCCAGCCAAATACTCGGTAATTATACAAAACACAGGAGGTTTCTTGCAGGCTGCAACAAACTGAATGAAGAAAGTCAAGCGGATATGAGCGCATCATAAATTAATGAACATGATTATGTTCTTAGATTTCTCCATTTGGCAACAAGGACACAATTCCCACGTCCACAGAACCCCACATGTGAAAATTCAGAAGTCTAACCAATTGATGGTAGTAGTATTTCCTAAAAAACTAAAACTCTTTGACCACAAATCTGCATCAATATGAATGAGGGGCTGTCGATAAAAGTGAGGCCCTATTACGGCTTTCCCATTTATTACATGTTAAAAGGACTCCCCTTCAAATTTACATACATGCAAAATTTCTTTACTCAAGTCTCTAGCCTTGAGCCTTGCTAAAGACTCCACTTATCAGTGTCAATTAACTCATCAATCTGGAAAAGATAACAAAAGGGCCACTTGCCATCATAATTTCTGATAATATCTTTATCTTACTGGTGTGTgttttctaataaaattaaattcacaCTGAATTTTGGAACTTTTTAAACTGTTGGAAGAAAGTActaaaaatgtttttaatgcagAAGATAAGTACAACAAATCATAAATACTGGATAACGAGCATGTGCATGACTACTTTATCCATTTTTACCGTATGTTCAACCCATTTTAGAGCCATCCTTGTTGGAGAAAACATCTGTTTATTGGCATCatcagaaaaagagaagaatccTTGCTAGCATAAATCAAATGTTAGAATTTGCAAGTCTCATTTGTCATTCAAAGGGTAACAAGCAAGTAGAGAAAAATCCATAGTTCCTTAAGTTGGCAAGTAAAATTCCAGGGAGATTATAAAGTTCCTAATAAAACGAGGACCAAAAACAAATTGCAGTAAATACTGCACATGGGTAATGTCATCCATAGGCATGAGTTGCAAGATGCATTAAATGTCTATCAGAGTGAGTGGTTGCACAAACCTGACCAGAAAAGCATTAACTGTTGGAATCAATGAAAGGCAGAACAATGCCATCTGTCATAGAACAAAAAATATTGCGGTTCCCCAACTCTAAGCATTCATTTCTATAACAAAGTTGATTTCCTATGGgtttgattcttttttttttcttttataaaccTCATAACAACCATCTGAACCATCTCTTTTTAACAAGTTAAGGTTATAAACAACATCATAATTGGATTACCCATCAAGGGTTTTAGCACCAAGTTCCGTAGGCAATTAGCATTACCTTCTCTTCATGTTCTTACCACAAAGCAATAAGAAAATGCAACTCCATATACCATTACGTTAAACAAAAACGTAAAATCAAGCCATTGAAGAAATAGAGCTTACTGTGACGATATTAGGATGGGTTAACCGAAAAAGCAGAGCCACTTCTGAAGTAAACTGCTTCTCAAGCATTGCGGCTAGGTCCTCATCCTCTTCAGGCTGGCTTATGATCTTAATTGCAACGTCTCTTTGCTTATAAATCCCCCTATAAATTCTACTATGCCTCCCCGATGCAAATTTGTTGCCAATAAACAATTGAGACATATCGGCACTCCACTCTAtctctccctctcccttaatCTCTGCACCAGATGACACCAAATACTTGGACCACGAAGCTGCTCTCTTGTACTCTCCAAGAGAGAGTCTCCTCCCTGATCTGCCATTGTTGGAGATTTGCTTAAACCAGTAAAAATTCTTCATGGGTCTGAATCGAACTtaacaaaatcatcaaatatctGATCTCTTAGCATCTAGAAACCAATGTAGAAGCCCAAGAACCCCAAAATTCAGTGTAAAACCTCCTCGTAAATTGGATCCGATGAGGAAAAGATTGAACTGGAAAGCATTGAAACTATTTCCCCAACTACATTTTGAAAATATTCATTATTAATGCATTAAACGTTGAATAATAGAAGTGAAGTAAAACACACAAAGAAAATGCTCTAATCAaccatttaaattgaattcCGCACTTGCAAACAAGcactttaaaaaaatcaaaagaaaagcTTGGCTAGTTATGCACCGGAAAGAAAAGACATTCTCTGGATAAGAGGAAAGAGAGACCCTTTTCAAATCCCAAACCTTTAGCATAAAATAAgacaatccaaaaaaaaaaagacacaaGGAGCAGAAAAAGCCACCgatttgatgaaaataaagCAGAAAAAACACAGCTTTTGATCTTTTCCAAAcgttgaagaagaaaagaaacatTGGTTTTCAGAGAGCCATTtgaaaagaggagaaagaaaagaaCTTGAGAAGGTTGAAGGCGAcgaagagagagaagagagagtcAGTTGGGTTGTAAATACTGTTGTTTCTGGTGTGTGCAGTAGAGAACATATACAAAGAGCTGGCGCTTCTTTCTCTCTATCTgtggaaaattaattaattgaaaagagGAAAACTCTTTCTCCTATAACATACATAACGTGCAAAGATCCACTTGTGAGGAGACACAGAGGGTCTCGTGATGGTGACATCTGCCCATCTCCTTTCTCATTTTCTCCTTCCACTTCTTCCATTACCCATCATATTATAAGCGAATGAAGAAAGGGCTAGTTTGGTAAAAGCGATGAGCAGCAGAGAAAAGGGCAATGCAGAGGAAGAAGGAGACGTCAACAGAAACGGAAGCGAgcggcagagagagagagagactggGGCCCACCTCCACTGAATGGTATCCGTGGACGCAGCCGTATGCTATGGTCCTCTTCCGTATAcggcctctctctctctctatatatcgATTATAGTAAAGTTGGGAAAATAAAACGACGTCAATCATCAGAGAGACATTTTAAACCTTTTCTattaatgataattaattattaaatgagCATTAGTAATTGCAAGGCTCTTGTTGGCATTGGAAGGCAAGGCCCACCGTAAGTGGGGGCAACGCGGAGTCGCGCTCCACCACCACAGGCAGAGGAGGGGCTACAACCGGCCAAGAAAGGCTGGCATTTCCCAGCAATGGGCCGGCAACTCTTCAGACACACTCGGTTTGAGTCTTCTTATGTCTGCCTTCGACTTAACCTTGGCGTCCCTAATTCATGTGCTACTACCCACTCTGTTTTctactcttttttattttttattttttttttgcacaTAAGAGTTTACGTTCACATGAATTATTATTTAGgaagttgaatttttttaaaatgagaaaAGCTAGCTCCCCAAACGCACCCTTGGAAGGTAGCATCAGCTTTTCAACCGGTTAATAATATCGCCTAACACCAACCAGTAACTATGTCTCTCTGTCGATTTAGCTTAGTTTATTTTAAGCAGCATAtttagctttttcttttttttactaagaaaatttattaataaaaatatttttctaatccaactgaaactttttcttttaaaaaaaatgatactttatggattttaatattttagataaAAGTGAAAGGATGAAAGATTTTTCCTTTTGCTTTTCCGGAACGTTCAAATGGAAGAAGATGGTGAGAAATCCTTTGGCAAAGCTGCAATGAGAGAATCATCAATCCTTTGAGTAATTTATTAATTCCAAgtctaaatataataatattgataATATATTACAGATAATAAGTCATCGTTCATCAAAAGGGAACTATATTTTAAAGTCCATCGTCAATTACTTTTGTCTTATTAATACCAAAGTATTCTGCAAATTATTGAGATCCAGTTAGGGTAACCATGCATAAACCAATAATCAATTACCCACTAAATCCTTATTCTATAAAATAAGtagtaatctttttttttttaaaatatatatatatatattttttgtagacgaaattatttaaaaaaatcgacGTGCCAATCAAATTTGATTTGTGATTAACGGGGGCCATTGATACGATCCCTTGATTTGATGCTTTGGCAACAATGGAGAAAAGCACATGCAGTGATATAGTTGTGGATATGATGAACTGGATAAATTTTGGAAGGTGGCGAGCGAATgtactatttttatatataattaataataataagcagGTAATGGAAATggtcaataataataaatccttAACTAGTCCGTAGTTAATGAAGGTTGGTGGAGtagtaattataattaaaggtAGGGTTGATTTATAAGAAAGAAGATAGATTAGGTGAAAGGTGGTAAATGGCTTAATTTGCTTGCAAGTAtcgtaatataataaaaaaatataattaaaagtgtTAGGTGGTACATGGTTTTCTGTGAATCAGCAGAAATAAAAAGATGAGAAAACTTGAAAGATGGCAAAAATGGAGGATGGAGAAGTAAAGAGATGAGATTCATACGTAGAAAAAGATGGGTTTGATAGAGAATATTTGTCATTTAGTTCAGATAAGAACACTGCATGAACATGGGTGATGAAGGACACCAcgtgaatttttttctttttctttct encodes:
- the LOC110599848 gene encoding putative exosome complex component rrp40 isoform X1, which produces MEDKPSTSPMSFVDQIVVPGDVVIDLSTMTNQTIKLGGGLRQESDAISVMKAGKLRFSKPNKYWVESSQKRYLPCVEDTVLGIVVDSKAENFLVDIKGPALAFLPVLAFEGGTRRNIPKFEGGTLLYVRVVKANPGMNPELSCTDASGKAAEFGALKDGYMFECSTGLSRMLLSSPTCPVLEALGNKLSFEIAVGLNGRVWVNATSPSTVIIVANAIMNSETLSGVQQKIMVEKLLQKIQT
- the LOC110599848 gene encoding putative exosome complex component rrp40 isoform X2, translating into MTNQTIKLGGGLRQESDAISVMKAGKLRFSKPNKYWVESSQKRYLPCVEDTVLGIVVDSKAENFLVDIKGPALAFLPVLAFEGGTRRNIPKFEGGTLLYVRVVKANPGMNPELSCTDASGKAAEFGALKDGYMFECSTGLSRMLLSSPTCPVLEALGNKLSFEIAVGLNGRVWVNATSPSTVIIVANAIMNSETLSGVQQKIMVEKLLQKIQT
- the LOC110599999 gene encoding serine/threonine/tyrosine-protein kinase HT1 isoform X2, with amino-acid sequence MKNFYWFKQISNNGRSGRRLSLGEYKRAASWSKYLVSSGAEIKGEGEIEWSADMSQLFIGNKFASGRHSRIYRGIYKQRDVAIKIISQPEEDEDLAAMLEKQFTSEVALLFRLTHPNIVTFVAACKKPPVFCIITEYLAGGSLRKYLHQQEPYSVPLNVVLKLALDIARGMQYLHSQGVLHRDLKSENLILGEDMCVKVADFGISCLESQCGSAKGFTGTYRWMAPEMIKEKHHTKKVDVYSFGIVLWELLTALTPFDNMTPEQAAFAVCQKNARPPLPPTCPVAFSHLINRCWSSNPDKRPHFDEIVSILERYSESVEQDPQFFSNYKPSSEQIILRCFPKCLNVQL
- the LOC110599999 gene encoding serine/threonine/tyrosine-protein kinase HT1 isoform X1 encodes the protein MKNFYWFKQISNNGRSGRRLSLGEYKRAASWSKYLVSSGAEIKGEGEIEWSADMSQLFIGNKFASGRHSRIYRGIYKQRDVAIKIISQPEEDEDLAAMLEKQFTSEVALLFRLTHPNIVTFVAACKKPPVFCIITEYLAGGSLRKYLHQQEPYSVPLNVVLKLALDIARGMQYLHSQGVLHRDLKSENLILGEDMCVKVADFGISCLESQCGSAKGFTGTYRWMAPEMIKEKHHTKKVDVYSFGIVLWELLTALTPFDNMTPEQAAFAVCQKNARPPLPPTCPVAFSHLINRCWSSNPDKRPHFDEIVSILERYSESVEQDPQFFSNYKPSSEQIILRCFPKCMAGHGSASVKA